One genomic segment of Epinephelus fuscoguttatus linkage group LG19, E.fuscoguttatus.final_Chr_v1 includes these proteins:
- the lpar2a gene encoding lysophosphatidic acid receptor 2a: protein MAMESSVWSPCDYSHNVTFFYNLVGKKISETWSPRDFFVIGLGLTVCLIVVLANLMVMVAIFMNHRFHFPIYYLLGNMAAADLFAGIAYTNLMLNTGPWTRTLTKEQWYIRGALIDISLTASVANLLAVAVERHQSIITMQLHSKMTKRRVVLLIVGIWALSIMMGLVPSTFWNCECDLADCSTVAPLYSRRFLIFWAVLNLLIFLIMVAMYTRIFVYVRYQTCYAAQHTSETWHRQTVINLMKTISMVLGAFVICWMPGLVTLLLDGLLGKASHANAYEKFCLVIAECNSLVNPIIYSLRDDEMRRTFKKILCCLCRRGGDQQRELSPVEADSPLPEETLGCVEKSEDQAVCTNSKEDGWTLSVV from the exons ATGGCCATGGAGAGCAGTGTGTGGAGTCCCTGCGACTACAGCCACAATGTCACCTTCTTCTACAACCTGGTGGGTAAGAAGATCAGCGAAACGTGGTCGCCGCGGGACTTTTTTGTGATCGGACTGGGCTTGACAGTATGTCTCATCGTAGTCTTGGCCAACCTGATGGTGATGGTGGCCATCTTCATGAACCACCGCTTCCACTTCCCCATCTACTATCTCCTGGGCAACATGGCTGCGGCGGACCTGTTTGCTGGTATTGCCTACACCAACCTGATGTTGAACACGGGCCCCTGGACCAGAACACTCACCAAGGAGCAGTGGTACATCCGCGGGGCTTTGATTGACATCAGCCTGACAGCCTCTGTGGCCAACCTGCTGGCTGTTGCTGTGGAGCGCCACCAGAGTATCATCACCATGCAGCTGCACAGCAAGATGACCAAGCGACGCGTGGTGCTGCTGATAGTCGGCATTTGGGCTCTAAGCATCATGATGGGCCTGGTGCCCTCCACGTTTTGGAACTGCGAGTGTGATCTGGCTGACTGCTCCACCGTCGCTCCTCTCTACAGCCGCCGCTTCCTCATATTCTGGGCAGTTCTCAATCTGCTCATTTTCCTTATCATGGTGGCCATGTACACACGGATCTTTGTCTATGTGAGATACCAGACCTGTTACGCTGCTCAGCACACGTCGGAGACGTGGCACAGGCAGACTGTTATCAATCTGATGAAAACCATCTCCATGGTTCTGG GCGCCTTCGTAATCTGCTGGATGCCCGGCCTCGTGACCCTCTTACTGGACGGGCTGCTGGGTAAAGCCAGCCACGCCAACGCCTACGAGAAGTTCTGTTTGGTGATAGCAGAGTGCAACTCTCTGGTCAACCCCATCATCTATTCCCTGCGGGATGACGAGATGCGGAGGACGTTCAAGAAGATCCTGTGCTGCCTGTGTCGGAGAGGTGGCGACCAGCAGAGGGAGCTGTCACCTGTCGAGGCTGACTCACCACTGCCAGAG GAAACTCTTGGCTGTGTGGAGAAGTCAGAAGATCAGGCCGTCTGTACAAACAGTAAAGAAGACGGCTGGACGCTGTCGGTGGTATGA